The following are from one region of the Flavimobilis soli genome:
- a CDS encoding DEAD/DEAH box helicase, whose translation MPAPDLLDVLLAGGRRAESATHIAHLLAREGVHADWPRWADPALVAGYRALGVERPWRHQVEAADAAWHGRHTALGTSTGSGKSLAFWLPALTSVRADSLAAAEGTAAFSRIENVRSRGSVLYLCPTKALAADQLSGVERLLRAADVRDLRVATCDGDTPFTERRWVQDHADAVLTNPDFLHFSMLPGHARWVRFLRSLRYVVVDEGHAFRGVFGAHVSLVLRRLKRLCQHYSGGPGPVFLVASATTAEPARSAARLVGVDESDVVAVTADTAPSGTRTFVLWEPPELPPVDSGLEGFQVVAPSGVGPDGATTGTDEWWVETPEVEERPRRSATAEAADLLADLTCAGARSLAFTRSRRGAESVALSAQRALREVDPALQHSVAAYRGGYLPEERRALESAIRTGALRALATTNALELGVDISGLDTVLIVGWPGTRMSIWQQAGRAGRAGADGLVVFVAREDPLDTYLVHHPEAILDAPLEATVFDPGNPHVLAPHLCAAAAERPLRPDELDTFGAHAAEVLDVLTARGALRRRPTGWFWTHPEPASQLTDLRGTGGQPVRVVEAATGRMLGTIDQPAADGSVHDGAVYVHQGATFVVDHLDLTDHVALVRRRDVDYGTWSHDVTTIAVQNTLRSRTWDSGPAPVTWGVGEVDVTTQVISFTKRRLPGLEVVGSQELDLPPRTLSTVAVWWTAPAAVLEAAGLTAETVPGALHAAEHASIGLLPLLATCDRWDLGGVSTALHVDTEHATVFVYDAYPGGAGFAERGYELGATWLRATREAIAACPCASGCPACVQSPKCGSQNNPLEKDAAVRLLDVVLACTPTPRVVRDGEGAEGDLDPGRGRIRRPRPGTPQP comes from the coding sequence GTGCCCGCACCCGACCTCCTCGACGTCCTCCTCGCCGGGGGTCGTCGTGCCGAGAGCGCGACGCACATCGCCCACCTGCTCGCCCGCGAGGGCGTCCACGCGGACTGGCCTCGGTGGGCGGACCCGGCGCTCGTCGCCGGGTACCGCGCGCTCGGCGTCGAGCGTCCGTGGCGCCACCAGGTCGAGGCGGCCGACGCCGCGTGGCACGGACGGCACACCGCGCTCGGCACGTCGACCGGGTCGGGCAAGTCCCTCGCCTTCTGGCTCCCGGCCCTGACGTCCGTCCGGGCCGACAGCCTGGCCGCCGCCGAGGGCACCGCCGCGTTCAGCCGCATCGAGAACGTCCGCTCCCGCGGCTCGGTGCTCTACCTCTGCCCGACGAAGGCCCTCGCCGCGGACCAGCTCAGCGGCGTCGAACGCCTCCTGCGCGCCGCCGACGTGCGCGACCTGCGCGTCGCGACGTGCGACGGCGACACACCGTTCACCGAGCGCCGCTGGGTCCAGGACCACGCCGACGCCGTCCTGACCAACCCCGACTTCCTGCACTTCTCGATGCTCCCCGGCCACGCCCGCTGGGTGCGGTTCCTGCGGTCGCTGCGCTACGTCGTCGTCGACGAGGGGCACGCGTTCCGCGGCGTGTTCGGGGCGCACGTCTCGCTCGTGCTGCGCCGGCTCAAGCGGCTGTGCCAGCACTACTCGGGCGGGCCCGGCCCCGTCTTCCTCGTCGCGTCCGCGACGACCGCCGAGCCCGCGCGCAGCGCCGCGCGCCTCGTCGGCGTCGACGAGAGCGACGTCGTCGCCGTCACCGCAGACACCGCGCCGTCGGGCACGCGCACGTTCGTGCTGTGGGAGCCGCCCGAGCTCCCACCCGTCGACTCCGGGCTCGAGGGCTTCCAGGTCGTCGCGCCGTCCGGCGTCGGGCCCGACGGCGCGACCACCGGCACCGACGAGTGGTGGGTCGAGACGCCCGAGGTCGAGGAGCGCCCGCGGCGGTCCGCGACCGCCGAGGCCGCCGACCTCCTCGCCGACCTCACGTGCGCGGGCGCCCGCAGCCTCGCCTTCACCCGGTCGCGCCGCGGCGCCGAGTCCGTCGCGCTCAGCGCCCAGCGCGCCCTGCGCGAGGTGGACCCCGCGCTGCAGCACTCCGTCGCCGCGTACCGCGGCGGGTACCTCCCCGAGGAGCGGCGCGCGCTCGAGAGCGCCATCCGCACAGGTGCGCTGCGCGCCCTCGCGACGACGAACGCGCTCGAGCTCGGCGTCGACATCTCCGGGCTCGACACCGTCCTCATCGTCGGATGGCCCGGCACCCGCATGTCGATCTGGCAGCAGGCCGGCCGCGCCGGACGCGCGGGGGCCGACGGTCTCGTCGTCTTCGTCGCCCGCGAGGACCCGCTCGACACGTACCTCGTGCACCACCCCGAGGCGATCCTCGACGCACCGCTCGAGGCGACCGTCTTCGACCCCGGCAACCCGCACGTCCTCGCGCCCCACCTGTGCGCGGCCGCAGCCGAGCGGCCGCTACGCCCCGACGAGCTCGACACGTTCGGTGCGCACGCGGCCGAGGTGCTCGACGTCCTCACCGCACGCGGGGCGCTGCGCCGCCGCCCGACCGGCTGGTTCTGGACGCACCCCGAGCCCGCGTCGCAGCTCACCGACCTGCGCGGCACAGGGGGGCAGCCCGTCCGCGTCGTCGAGGCCGCGACGGGCCGCATGCTCGGCACGATCGACCAGCCCGCCGCGGACGGCTCGGTGCACGACGGCGCGGTGTACGTGCACCAGGGCGCGACGTTCGTCGTCGACCACCTCGACCTGACCGACCACGTCGCGCTCGTGCGACGCCGCGACGTCGACTACGGCACGTGGTCGCACGACGTGACGACGATCGCCGTGCAGAACACCTTGCGGTCCCGGACCTGGGACTCGGGACCCGCGCCCGTGACGTGGGGCGTCGGCGAGGTCGACGTGACGACGCAGGTCATCAGCTTCACGAAGCGTCGGCTGCCCGGGCTGGAGGTCGTCGGCTCGCAAGAGCTCGACCTGCCGCCGCGCACCCTGTCGACCGTCGCCGTGTGGTGGACCGCGCCCGCCGCCGTCCTCGAGGCCGCCGGGCTCACCGCCGAGACCGTCCCCGGCGCGCTGCACGCCGCCGAGCACGCGTCGATCGGCCTGCTGCCGCTCCTCGCGACGTGCGACCGCTGGGACCTCGGCGGCGTCTCGACCGCGCTGCACGTCGACACCGAGCACGCGACCGTCTTCGTGTACGACGCCTACCCCGGCGGCGCCGGCTTCGCGGAGCGCGGCTACGAGCTCGGCGCGACCTGGCTGCGCGCGACCCGCGAAGCGATCGCCGCGTGCCCGTGCGCGAGCGGCTGCCCCGCGTGCGTGCAGTCGCCCAAGTGCGGCTCGCAGAACAACCCGCTCGAGAAGGACGCCGCGGTGCGGCTGCTCGACGTCGTCCTCGCCTGCACCCCCACGCCCCGGGTCGTGCGCGACGGTGAGGGCGCCGAGGGCGACCTCGACCCGGGCCGCGGCCGCATCCGCCGACCGCGTCCTGGCACGCCCCAGCCCTGA
- a CDS encoding LLM class flavin-dependent oxidoreductase, giving the protein MTSSTTRTSTTDRQIHLGIDLTSAGARRVTSRVPVASFASAFDAERLADLVAAAQRGTLDFVAIDDTFRLQPETVGLLRGRLDAAVVASRLGKTTRGVGLVATISPEATDPEHVATALQTISRVSGGRAGWQVDGSAPDRAVTAVTRAVSSVAPTVVRVRTDAQLERAARHADVLRIAATDLDSALEQRRRARTIAVEAGRSADDVLALVDVYAVTGPDAESAQARVELLDAFEGTDVVAQHSDSLIHVGTPLDLAELAEAWFAAGAVDGFVVTPSSLVADVAGLVDGVVPALRASGLFRREYPGATLRESLALTPSGVEALAGV; this is encoded by the coding sequence ATGACCTCGAGCACCACCCGCACCAGCACCACCGACCGTCAGATCCACCTGGGCATCGACCTCACGAGCGCCGGCGCCCGCCGCGTCACGAGCCGCGTCCCCGTCGCGTCGTTCGCGAGCGCGTTCGACGCCGAGCGGCTCGCCGACCTCGTCGCCGCGGCGCAGCGCGGCACGCTCGACTTCGTCGCGATCGACGACACCTTCCGCCTCCAGCCCGAGACCGTCGGGCTGCTGCGCGGCCGCCTCGACGCGGCGGTCGTCGCGTCACGCCTCGGCAAGACGACGCGCGGCGTCGGCCTCGTCGCGACGATCTCGCCCGAGGCGACCGACCCGGAGCACGTCGCGACCGCGCTGCAGACGATCAGCCGCGTGTCCGGCGGCCGCGCCGGCTGGCAGGTCGACGGCAGCGCGCCCGACCGTGCCGTGACGGCGGTGACGCGAGCGGTCTCGTCGGTCGCGCCGACCGTCGTGCGCGTCCGCACGGATGCGCAGCTCGAGCGCGCTGCCCGCCACGCGGACGTCCTGCGCATCGCGGCGACGGACCTGGACTCGGCGCTCGAGCAGCGCCGTCGGGCCCGCACGATCGCCGTCGAGGCCGGCCGCTCGGCCGACGACGTCCTCGCGCTCGTCGACGTCTACGCCGTCACGGGTCCCGACGCGGAGAGCGCGCAGGCGCGCGTCGAGCTGCTCGACGCGTTCGAGGGGACCGACGTCGTCGCGCAGCACTCCGACTCGCTCATCCACGTGGGCACGCCGCTCGACCTCGCCGAGCTCGCGGAGGCCTGGTTCGCGGCGGGCGCCGTCGACGGTTTCGTCGTGACGCCGTCGTCCCTCGTCGCGGACGTCGCGGGCCTGGTCGACGGCGTCGTGCCGGCGCTCCGGGCGAGCGGCCTGTTCCGCCGCGAGTACCCGGGGGCGACGCTGCGCGAGTCCCTCGCGCTCACGCCGTCGGGCGTGGAGGCCCTCGCCGGCGTCTGA
- a CDS encoding MFS transporter gives MSIVTPARPDATAAGTEHVPTLIAATGLGYYPLAFVARLPFAMVVVGVLTYVVAMTGSVALGGLAAGAVGVGVVIAGPVVGATVDRRGQRTVLPAVALANVVAVLALAFAVGQGVPSWAVVACSFLAGATVPQVAPLSRTRLVTLVGERLAPNRRVKAFARVMSYESAVDETAFVVGPVLVGLLAAWIAPWLPLVTAAALSLTAVVAFALHPTGAVRAHAAHDAERAPLREVVRARVLVVVAGAFAVGLFFGATLTSLTAHMGAQGRADDAGLLYGAMGLTSATLALGAAALPRAFVARWRWVGFAVVIAASAAFYAQLGVSARPTVALLLMGMGVGPVLVTLLSMASDRSPVGRAATTMTLATAALSLAQALASALTGQVAERVGAPAAMWLPLAAAGLLLVLGGVNVLVERRAGR, from the coding sequence TTGAGCATCGTCACGCCCGCGCGCCCCGACGCCACCGCGGCCGGCACCGAGCACGTCCCCACCCTGATCGCCGCGACCGGCCTCGGCTACTATCCCCTCGCCTTCGTCGCGCGTCTCCCGTTCGCGATGGTCGTCGTCGGCGTCCTCACGTACGTCGTCGCGATGACCGGGTCGGTCGCCCTCGGCGGCCTCGCCGCGGGTGCGGTCGGCGTCGGCGTCGTGATCGCCGGGCCGGTCGTCGGGGCGACGGTCGACCGCCGCGGACAGCGCACGGTCCTTCCCGCGGTCGCTCTCGCGAACGTCGTCGCGGTGCTCGCTCTCGCGTTCGCCGTCGGGCAGGGCGTGCCGAGCTGGGCCGTCGTCGCGTGCTCGTTCCTCGCGGGTGCGACTGTCCCGCAGGTCGCGCCGCTGTCGCGGACGCGCCTCGTGACGCTCGTGGGCGAGCGCCTCGCGCCGAACCGCCGGGTCAAGGCGTTCGCGCGGGTCATGTCGTACGAGTCGGCCGTCGACGAGACGGCGTTCGTCGTCGGGCCCGTGCTCGTCGGCCTGCTCGCGGCGTGGATCGCGCCGTGGCTGCCGCTCGTCACCGCGGCCGCGCTGAGCCTGACGGCGGTCGTCGCCTTCGCGCTGCACCCGACGGGCGCGGTCCGGGCGCACGCGGCGCACGACGCCGAGCGCGCCCCGCTGCGCGAGGTCGTCCGCGCCCGCGTGCTCGTCGTCGTCGCGGGAGCCTTCGCGGTCGGTCTTTTCTTCGGGGCGACGCTGACGTCGCTCACCGCGCACATGGGTGCGCAGGGTCGCGCGGACGACGCCGGCCTGCTGTACGGCGCGATGGGTCTGACGTCCGCGACGCTCGCGCTCGGGGCGGCGGCGCTGCCGCGCGCGTTCGTCGCGCGGTGGCGCTGGGTGGGCTTCGCGGTCGTGATCGCGGCGTCGGCTGCGTTCTACGCGCAGCTCGGGGTGTCGGCGCGCCCGACGGTCGCACTGCTGCTCATGGGCATGGGTGTGGGCCCGGTGCTCGTGACGCTGCTGAGCATGGCGTCGGACCGCAGCCCGGTCGGGCGTGCGGCGACGACGATGACGCTCGCGACGGCGGCGCTGAGCCTCGCGCAGGCGCTCGCGTCGGCGCTGACGGGCCAGGTCGCGGAGCGCGTGGGCGCGCCCGCGGCGATGTGGCTGCCGCTCGCGGCTGCGGGGCTGCTGCTCGTGCTGGGCGGCGTGAACGTCCTGGTGGAGCGCCGCGCGGGGCGCTGA